GAGACGATTCAAATAATAACCAAAACAAGCCTGATCCAAATGAACCAACTACTGATAGTATTTTTGGATTTGGAATATTAAATAAAGTCAAAGGTATTTGGAATGGGCCGGTAACATCCAGCACAGCACTTGGCGGATATCCAGAATGGATTGTTGATTTCAGACCAATTTCAGCTACTCAAATCTCTGCTAAAAATGAACTTGATACCTTAAACGATATTCACATGTCGTTTTTTGTGGCTTTTTACAACAATGAATACAAAATGTGTTTTAGAAACGGAGGTTCCTTCAATGGAATGACCAGGGTTTCTTATTTCTTGGCTGACAGCGTTTCTGAAACAGGATTACAATCCTACTATCGCTTTTCAGAAATTATTAAAGGGAAACTACGCGCATTTACTGAAGTTATCCGAAAACAAGACAGTTTGATTATTCTTTCCTATACCAACAAATCGAATTCCCTATCTCAACCGGTGATGCACATGGCATGGAGGGCCAAATTACAGGATACCACTTCGGCACAAGAAGCCTCTACTCATTTTAATTTCCCTCAACATGCAGTAGGAAAAAACTTAAGTCAAAGCTTCCAAGGCCTAAATGAATCTATTTACTATAACACAACAGATGAACCTTATAATGAAGAAAGCCAACCTTATTTAGGAAAATCAACAGTGTCATATTCTTTTAGCCCGAATTTAACCCCAATTGCATCCAAAAAAGTTTTTATACTATTAACTACACAACCTTTAATTTCAGGATTCAGTCTGAATTATGGAAACTTAAAATTTAGGTCTCGATATGTAATCCTGAACTCCAACAATCATTCCTACGCCTTCAATTATATGCATCCTGGAACTTACTATGCCTATGGCTTATATGACACTGATGGTAGCATGGGCTTCTCCAGTGGAGATTGGGTAAGTACCACCAACACTCCTATTTCCTTAACAGACAAAGGAGTTTCTACTGCTACTTTGCAAATTAATTTTGCAATTCCTTAAGATTTATCAAAACGGAAAACATTCTGAACACCTCTCACTTTCCTTAAGTTATTGATTAAAGTAGTAAGGTGATTTGTGTCCTGTACATAAACTTGAATAGACCCTTCAAAAACCCCATCATTACTGTCGAAACTAATACTTCTCATATTAACCAAATGGTCGCTTGATATAACCTTGGTAATGTTATTTACTATTCCAACATCATCAAACCCAGTGACTTTTAATCCGGCCAAAAATGATAATGCCTCTTTGCTCGTCCATTTAGCTTTTACAACCCTATATGCGTAGTTGCTCATCATTTGTACCGCATTGGGGCAATTTACCCTATGAATTTTTATCCCTTCATTTATCGTAATGAAACCAAAAACATCGTCACCAGGAATTGGGTTACAACAATTGGCAAGTTTGTAATCTAATGTTTGTTGATCTTCTCCTATAACCAAGGTATCTGATTTCCCCCGAACTGTGGTAACAATGTTTTCTAAATTCTGTTTGGATTGACCCTCGGAAGATGTTTTGGAAGGCAAAAGCCTTTCCCTCAACATAGTATACCAATTCTTTTTCTCCGAATTTTTTAAAAATTCAACGACTTGCCTGATATCAAATGCATTGGTTGCAATTTTATAATAAAACTCCAATGCATTATCAAACTTAAAATACGTAATTGTTTTATTTACCGCATTGCCATCCCACGTAACTTTTAGAGCTTTCAACTTCCTTTCAACTATTTCTCGGCCTTGCTCACTTACTAATCGTTTTTCTTCTTTCAAGGCCATTTTAATTCGGCTCTTGGCTTTACCTGTAACCACAAAATTTAGCCAATCTTCTTTGGGCTTTTGTTTCCCACTTGTCAGCACTTCAACCTGGTCGCCACTTTTAAGCTTATGGCTCAGAGGAACTAATTTGTTATTAACCTTTGCACCAATACATCTTGAACCTACATCAGAATGGATGTCAAAGGCGAAATCCAGTGAAGTTGAACCGGAAGGCAATGTTTTGAGCTCTCCTTTCGGGGTAAAAACAAAAATCTCCTCAGTAAATAGATTCAACTTAAAATCATCCACAAAATCTAAGGCATTGGTTTCTTGATTTTCCAACATTTCTCTGATTTTGGTTAACCAATCATCAATGTGATTTTCTGCGCTATTCTGGTCTTTATATTTCCAGTGAGCTGCTACACCCTTTTCTGCAATTTCATCCATGCGCTTGGTTCGAATTTGAACCTCCACCCATTGGCCGGTATTGGACATTACTGTTGTATGCAGCGATTCATATCCATTGGCCCTAGGTGTTGAAATCCAATCCCTTAAACGCTCCGGACTTGGTTTATAAAAATCCGTAACAACCGAATATACTCGCCAGCAATCGGCCTTTTCTTTTTCAAAAGGAGTATCTACTATAATTCGGATGGCAAACAAATCAAATACCTCTTCAAAAGGAATCGCCTGCTTTTTCATCTTTTTATAGATGGAAAAAATTGATTTGGTGCGTCCTTTTATGTCAAAATGAAAACCTTGTTCGGTTAATGAATGAATAATAGGAAAACTAAATTTATTAATAAACCTATTTCGCTCCTTTTGCGATTCTTTTAATTTTTCAACGATATCCTTATATAGCTCAGGCTCGGTGTAACTTAAACTTAAGTCTTCCAATTCCGTTTTTATGGAATACAACCCTAACCGATGGGCAAGTGGAGCATATAAGTAAAGGGTTTCAGAAGCAATTTTCAACTGAGACTTAGGACTCATTGCTCCCAGTGTTCTCATATTGTGAAGCCGATCTGCAATTTTTATAAGAATAACTCTTACATCCTCGGCCATGGTTAAAAGTATCTTTCTGAAATTCTCCGCCTGGATACTTACATTAGACTGATCTATAACTCCTGAAATCTTGGTTAAGCCATCAATAATTTGTGCCACTTTAGGACCAAATAGCCGTCCCATATCCTCCAATGTCATTTCCGTATCCTCTACCACATCATGTAACAATGCACATACAATCGCTGTGGTTCCTAACCCAATTTCTTCTGCGACAATTTGAGCAACGGCAATTGGATGAAATATATATGGCTCGCCTGATTTTCTTCTAACATCCTTATGAGCCTCCAGGGCAACGTCAAACGCCTTCCTGATCAAGGCCTTATCTTCTTTCGTATGGGATCTTTTAGCTGATTTAACAAGCAATTTATATCGCTTGAGGATTTCCCTCTTCTCAGCTTCAATATCAATAACAGGTTCGGTTAATTTGGGGCTATTAGTCTCTGACATTCCTCACAAAATTAGACAGAAATCAAATAGATTGTGGACTCCATTTATTTTCCAACAAATGCCAAGTTTCTTTTATGCCTGCCTGAATAAGGAATTCAGATGCTAAATCGTATGAACCTACTATCTCATTTGGATGATGCCCATCTGAATTCAAAACCACCGGAATTCCTAATCGTTTAATCTCTTTTAATATCCATAAACTAGGATATGGTTCCAGGGTCTTCTTCTTATAAATCCCTCTGGTATTTACCTCTACCATCACATCCTGCCGACTAACTAAATCCAATGTATCCATTACCAAACTTCGATACCAAGAATCATCTTCCTGAAAATATGGATAAACAGAGTTGTGCATTTTTATCTTATCCATATGCCCTAAAATGATTGGCTTATCTTCCAATATCATTCGTTTGGTAAGCGTGTAATAAGCTTCAACTGCCAACTTGATATTATTCCCAAATAACTTGGCCAATCCTCGCTTAAAAACTTCATGAGAGCCATCAATTTCCCAAGGAACATTGGGTTCTTCAAAATTCACAAAATGAATTGACCCAACTGTATAGTCCAAATTCAACTCCTTAATCCACTCTCTTGAAACACCCATTTCATCCGGTATATAATCTACCTCCATTCCGCAATACAACTGAATCTGCCCCTCGTACTTTTGCTTTAATTCTGCTATTTCCTTACAATACTCCTTTCTTTTTTCCATATTCATGCACCATTTTACTATCGGATATGGAATTGGTGCATGAGATGAAAATCCATAGGCAGACAATCCCAGCTCTAGAGCCTTTAATACGTAGACTTCGGGAGCATCCGTCCCATCACAATAATGCGTATGACTGTGGTAATTGCTTAATATCATGGAAAACAAAGGTCGTGCATTTTTTCCTTATCCTGTTTACTCATAGTTCATAATTGCAAAAAACTCCATTCTGTTCGTTTCTCTAAACCTTTACATTTGCATCCCCACATTTTAAATATATTCAATTCAATGGCATTAATTAAATCCATTTCAGGCATCCGTGGAACTATAGGCGGAAAACCAGACCAAGGACTTACACCATTAGATGTTGTTAAATTCACCTCTGCATTTGGCACCTGGATTAAAAACAGATCAAACTCCCCCAACGTAAAAATTGTTGTTGGACGAGATGCTAGAATCTCTGGTTCCATGGTGGAAGGTTTGGTAAATTCAACCTTAATTGGCTTAGGAATTGATGTACTTAATTTAGGCCTTTCAACCACCCCAACCGTGGAAGTTGCTGTTCCTCAAGAAAAGGCTCAGGGTGGGATAATTTTAACTGCAAGTCATAACCCCAAACAATGGAATGCACTGAAATTGCTCAATGAAAAAGGAGAATTTATTTCTGAAGAAGATGGAAAAGATGTGTTAAACATTGCCACCCAAGAAGATTTTAACTATGCCGACGTCAACAACCTTGGTCAACTAAGTTCTGACAATTCCTACATCCAAAAACACATTGATAAAATTTTAGCTTTACCCTTGGTGGATGTAGAAGCTATCCGCGCAAAAAACTTCAAAGTGGTTATCGATTGTGTAAATTCAACCGGTGGACTTGCCTTACCTCCATTATTGAAAGCATTAGGAGTAAACCAAGTAACAGAATTGTTTACTGAACCCAATGGTTTATTTCCACATAACCCGGAACCATTGCCTGAAAATCTTACAGAAATTTCCCAAATGGTTACCAAAGAGAATGCCCATTTAGGAATCGTTGTTGACCCGGATGTGGATCGCCTTGCCTTGGTTTGCGAAAATGGAGAAATGTTTGGAGAAGAATACACCCTTGTTGCAGTTGCAGATTACGTTTTAAATAACCAGGTAGGAAACACGGTTTCTAACTTATCTTCTACCAGAGCGCTTAGAGATGTTACTGAAAAAGCAGGAGGAAAGTACCAAGCGTCTGCCGTTGGAGAGGTAAATGTGGTTAATTTAATGAAGGAAACAAATGCCATTATTGGTGGTGAAGGTAATGGTGGAATTATTTACCCGGAATTGCATTATGGAAGAGATGCCATGGTTGGAATAGCTCTTTTTCTTTCCCATTTAGCAAAATCTGGCAAATCAACCTCCGGTCTTCGCAATTCCTACCCGGACTACTTTATTTCCAAAAACAAAATTGAACTAACTCCGGATATCGATGTTGATAAAGTTTTGGCTGCCATACAAAACAAATACAAAGAACAGCCTCATAGCACAATCGATGGTGTTAAAATAGAATTCGACAAGGAATGGGTACACTTGAGAAAATCAAATACCGAACCAATTATTAGAATCTATTCCGAAAGCCAAAATGAAACCACCGCTCGAAATTTGGCCGAAAAAATCATTAACGATATTAAAGAAGTAATTAATAGCTAATTTTATTAGCCTAGTTTCGGTTTAATGAGGAAATAGTTTATTTTCGTTGCGATCAATATCCAATGAAAAAAATCCTACTTTCTCTTCCTATTCTTTTCTCCGCATTTTTGGTAAACGCCCAAAATTTGGTCGTTAACCCCAGTTTTGAATTAACCTCCAGCAATTGCTCTAACCTAGGTGGTGAAGGGTTTGGAACCGACTTGCTGGATTGGGATAATGCCAATTCCAATGCACCGGGCGACTCCTGTTCCTCTCCTGATCTATTTGCCCCCTGCAATACCCTGCCTTTTATTGGTGGACCTGCCCCAACCAATATGCCTTTCTCTGTACTCGGCTACCAATACTCCAGAACAGGAAACCATCATGCAGGAATTATTACATACGCACCGGGTTTAGCTACAGGTTGCACCGCCGTAGGAAACGACGATTACCGGGAATATATTCAAGGCCATACTTCCACCTCCTTAACAGCCGGACAAACCTATTGCGTATCCATGTATGTGAGCTTGGGTAACAGCGTTATTTGGGCTACCAACAACATTGGAATTCGCTTCTTCAACAATGCTTATTACCGAGATGCATGTGTGGCCGGTTCTGCTTTAAACTTTACTCCTCATTTAAACTACGATTGTGAACCTATCACAGATACCGCTTCTTGGGTACGTCTGCAATGGAATTATACTGCAACCGGAGGTGAACGCTATTTTATCATTGGCAACTTTTTCAGCAATGGAAACACACAAGTGGGTTGCAACAATAGCAGTGCAACTACCAATCCTTACGCCTACTATTACATTGACGATGTGAGTATTGTCCCTACGCCTTGTTGTGCAGCCGATATCGTTGCTGTTGAACCAATGTGCGCAACCGACAACCCCATCACTCTTACGGCAATTCCCGCTACAGGAGCTGATTGTAACCCAACTGTTACCGGAACATGGTCCGGACCCGGTATCACTGACCCTAGCGCAGGAATCTTTTCCCCTGGAGTTGCCGGACAAGGAATTCACACCATAACCTATACCTTAAGTTGCGGCGCCACCGAAACTACCACCATCACTGTTAGTAATTGTTTAACCCTTTCTGTTTGCCGCGAAACCAATGGAAACCTAACTGTTTCAGGAGGTGTAGCACCATACCAATGGCAAGCAGATTCAACATATACCGATTGCAGCAATTGCCTGCTTGGACAATGTTTCCCGGGATTTTGTGATGGAGTACAAGTAACCGTTTGGAATACCTACCTCACCGGTACTACTGCGCCAACACCCGCCTCCTTCCCTATCCGCATTAATGATAATCTTGGAAATACAGTTACCTTACTCTCTTCCATAGGGCTGCCAAACTGCTCCGCATGTAACCTTTCTATTGTTCCTCAAGTAAATTCGGCAAGCTGTGGACAAACAAACGGACAAGCAAGTATTACCGTAGCAGGAGGATCAGGGAACTACACCTATCATTGGAGCAATGGTAGTACAACAGCCACCATTTCCAATGTTGCCGCCGGGGCCTATTTCATAACAGTTAACGACGACCAAGGCTGTTTCCTTAATGACACTGTAATTGTTTCTCAAAATTCTAGCATCAATTCTATTATTACAGGTAACAGTGTGGTTTGCGGAAACCCTAACTCCGGAAGTATCAACCTTACTGTTACGGGTGGAACCCCTCCTTATTCATTTAGTTGGTCTAATGGCGCAACAACCGAAGATTTAAACAATGTTGGCGGAGGCAATTATCTCGTTACCATTACTGACAATACCGGTTGTATTAATACCAATTCCTACACCGTACAATCTCCTAACGCATTTTCCTTATCTACTACCATTGAAAACGAATCCTGCGACGAATTAAACGATGGCTCCATCGACCTTCAAATTACCGGCGGATCGGCCCCTTTTACATACAGTTGGAACAACGGTGCCACTACCCAAGATTTAACCAACTTAAGTCCGGGAAACTATACTGTTTTAGTTACAGATAACTCAGGCTGTACAAATACCGAAACCTACACCGTTAATGCAGCACCGTATGTTCCAATTACTGTTACTCAAGTTGGAAATCTTCTAACAGCTTCCAGTGCATCTAATTATCAATGGTATCTCAATGGAACTGCTATTCCGGGAGCCAATAGTCAAACATATTCTATAACCGAAAATGGCGTTTATTACGTCGAAACAATTATTGGAGGTTGTAAACACCGCTCTGCCAACCTGGAATTAACCTACAGCAGTATTCAAGATCTGGATGCAATTCGCGCCTTTGTAGTTTATCCCAATCCGGCTAACCAAACTATTCAAATTGGTGTAAAACTTAAAAACAGCAGCGATTTTAGCCTGGAACTTAAAAATGTGCTTGGACAATCGCTCTGGATCTTGAACCAAAACAATCAAAACCTTTTTGAAACAGAAGTAGACATTCAAACTATTCCCAATGGAGTTTATTTCCTCGAACTAAAAGGTTTGAATTTCCAAAAAAGCATTCAGGTGGTAGCCATCCACTAAGAAAACTTTCTTGCATTGCAGGGCCGGTGATTTCATCGGCTCTTTTTGTTTCTTGAAAGTTTTATTTATTCTTTGGCGGGCCCCTTTCCGCCCTGCCAAAATTTTACAGTAAATCATCCATCCTGCATGGGCGTTCAGGTCACGCTTTCGGCTGTAGTCCTCGGCCCACTTGGCTAGCGCCGCGTGGTCCTGTGGGCTACTTGCCTCTATCGTTGCCCGAACCGAACCCCAATAGTCCGCATTCTTTACCAATAAAATGTTAAACCCAAACTAAGCAATAGAAGGATTCCAATTCCGACCTACTCGATTTTATTGGATTTACCTCTACCGGAGTATTTCGGAAAGAAGTTGCTATTAATTTGGACAAACAAATTGATTTACAAACCCTTAACTCGTTTAAGCTTTTCTAATGCGTATCTGGGTTAAAATCCAAAACATGCTATTGGTTTTATGAACTAGCAGGTACTATTGGAATAAACAGCTTTTGCATCGGATCCTGCCACAGCAATTTTCAATAAAGTTCTGGACTAATTCTCCAATTGCAATAGAACCATT
This genomic stretch from Bacteroidia bacterium harbors:
- the hisJ gene encoding histidinol-phosphatase HisJ, which produces MILSNYHSHTHYCDGTDAPEVYVLKALELGLSAYGFSSHAPIPYPIVKWCMNMEKRKEYCKEIAELKQKYEGQIQLYCGMEVDYIPDEMGVSREWIKELNLDYTVGSIHFVNFEEPNVPWEIDGSHEVFKRGLAKLFGNNIKLAVEAYYTLTKRMILEDKPIILGHMDKIKMHNSVYPYFQEDDSWYRSLVMDTLDLVSRQDVMVEVNTRGIYKKKTLEPYPSLWILKEIKRLGIPVVLNSDGHHPNEIVGSYDLASEFLIQAGIKETWHLLENKWSPQSI
- a CDS encoding T9SS type A sorting domain-containing protein, translated to MKKILLSLPILFSAFLVNAQNLVVNPSFELTSSNCSNLGGEGFGTDLLDWDNANSNAPGDSCSSPDLFAPCNTLPFIGGPAPTNMPFSVLGYQYSRTGNHHAGIITYAPGLATGCTAVGNDDYREYIQGHTSTSLTAGQTYCVSMYVSLGNSVIWATNNIGIRFFNNAYYRDACVAGSALNFTPHLNYDCEPITDTASWVRLQWNYTATGGERYFIIGNFFSNGNTQVGCNNSSATTNPYAYYYIDDVSIVPTPCCAADIVAVEPMCATDNPITLTAIPATGADCNPTVTGTWSGPGITDPSAGIFSPGVAGQGIHTITYTLSCGATETTTITVSNCLTLSVCRETNGNLTVSGGVAPYQWQADSTYTDCSNCLLGQCFPGFCDGVQVTVWNTYLTGTTAPTPASFPIRINDNLGNTVTLLSSIGLPNCSACNLSIVPQVNSASCGQTNGQASITVAGGSGNYTYHWSNGSTTATISNVAAGAYFITVNDDQGCFLNDTVIVSQNSSINSIITGNSVVCGNPNSGSINLTVTGGTPPYSFSWSNGATTEDLNNVGGGNYLVTITDNTGCINTNSYTVQSPNAFSLSTTIENESCDELNDGSIDLQITGGSAPFTYSWNNGATTQDLTNLSPGNYTVLVTDNSGCTNTETYTVNAAPYVPITVTQVGNLLTASSASNYQWYLNGTAIPGANSQTYSITENGVYYVETIIGGCKHRSANLELTYSSIQDLDAIRAFVVYPNPANQTIQIGVKLKNSSDFSLELKNVLGQSLWILNQNNQNLFETEVDIQTIPNGVYFLELKGLNFQKSIQVVAIH
- the glmM gene encoding phosphoglucosamine mutase, which encodes MALIKSISGIRGTIGGKPDQGLTPLDVVKFTSAFGTWIKNRSNSPNVKIVVGRDARISGSMVEGLVNSTLIGLGIDVLNLGLSTTPTVEVAVPQEKAQGGIILTASHNPKQWNALKLLNEKGEFISEEDGKDVLNIATQEDFNYADVNNLGQLSSDNSYIQKHIDKILALPLVDVEAIRAKNFKVVIDCVNSTGGLALPPLLKALGVNQVTELFTEPNGLFPHNPEPLPENLTEISQMVTKENAHLGIVVDPDVDRLALVCENGEMFGEEYTLVAVADYVLNNQVGNTVSNLSSTRALRDVTEKAGGKYQASAVGEVNVVNLMKETNAIIGGEGNGGIIYPELHYGRDAMVGIALFLSHLAKSGKSTSGLRNSYPDYFISKNKIELTPDIDVDKVLAAIQNKYKEQPHSTIDGVKIEFDKEWVHLRKSNTEPIIRIYSESQNETTARNLAEKIINDIKEVINS
- a CDS encoding bifunctional (p)ppGpp synthetase/guanosine-3',5'-bis(diphosphate) 3'-pyrophosphohydrolase; this encodes MSETNSPKLTEPVIDIEAEKREILKRYKLLVKSAKRSHTKEDKALIRKAFDVALEAHKDVRRKSGEPYIFHPIAVAQIVAEEIGLGTTAIVCALLHDVVEDTEMTLEDMGRLFGPKVAQIIDGLTKISGVIDQSNVSIQAENFRKILLTMAEDVRVILIKIADRLHNMRTLGAMSPKSQLKIASETLYLYAPLAHRLGLYSIKTELEDLSLSYTEPELYKDIVEKLKESQKERNRFINKFSFPIIHSLTEQGFHFDIKGRTKSIFSIYKKMKKQAIPFEEVFDLFAIRIIVDTPFEKEKADCWRVYSVVTDFYKPSPERLRDWISTPRANGYESLHTTVMSNTGQWVEVQIRTKRMDEIAEKGVAAHWKYKDQNSAENHIDDWLTKIREMLENQETNALDFVDDFKLNLFTEEIFVFTPKGELKTLPSGSTSLDFAFDIHSDVGSRCIGAKVNNKLVPLSHKLKSGDQVEVLTSGKQKPKEDWLNFVVTGKAKSRIKMALKEEKRLVSEQGREIVERKLKALKVTWDGNAVNKTITYFKFDNALEFYYKIATNAFDIRQVVEFLKNSEKKNWYTMLRERLLPSKTSSEGQSKQNLENIVTTVRGKSDTLVIGEDQQTLDYKLANCCNPIPGDDVFGFITINEGIKIHRVNCPNAVQMMSNYAYRVVKAKWTSKEALSFLAGLKVTGFDDVGIVNNITKVISSDHLVNMRSISFDSNDGVFEGSIQVYVQDTNHLTTLINNLRKVRGVQNVFRFDKS